The Changchengzhania lutea genomic sequence ACCAGCCAATAAGGGAATTCCTGCATCTAATTTCGAAGCTATTATTGGAAAACAGATAATAAGAAATATGAAAAAGTGGGATTTTTTAACCATACACGATATCAAATGAGTTTAAGAAGAATATGTGTTGTTATTACGGCAAGACCATCATACAGTCGAATAAAAACAGCTTTAACAGCAATAAAAAAGCATCCTAAATTAGAATTACAACTTGTTGTGGCTGGTTCTGCTTTGTTGGATAGATATGGTAATGCGGTTGATTATATTGAAAATGACGGATTTAAAATAGACGCAAAAGTATTTATGGTTTTAGAGGGAGAAAACAAGACGTCGATGGCAAAAACTACAGGATTGGGAGTAATGGAGTTAGCAAATACCTTTTATAATTTAAAACCAGATGCGGTAGTTACGATTGCAGACCGTTTTGAAACCCTGGCTACCTCAATTGCCGCTTCTTATCAAAATATCCCTCTAATTCATGTTCAAGGAGGAGAAGTTACGGGGAATATTGATGAAAAAGTCCGTCATGCAAATACAAAACTAGCTGATATACATTTAGTAGCTTCGGAAGATGCAAAAGCAAGAGTTATTAGAATGGGAGAGGATGCTGATTATGTTTTTAATACAGGTTGCCCTTCAATCGATATTGCGTATCAGGTTAGTAAATCTCCAGAATTGAATTTTAACCCTATAACAAAATATGGTGGTGTAGGACATACAATTAATTGGCAAGAAGGTTATATTGTCGTGATGCAACACCCTGTTACTACAGAATATAATCAAGCAAAAGAAAATGTGTTAACGACGTTAAAAGTAGTTCATAACTTAGGAATTCCCACATTCTGGTTTTGGCCAAATGTTGATGCTGGTGCCGATGGTACTTCTAATGGAATTCGATCGTATCGAGAAATTCATAAACCCGAAAACATTCACTTTTTTAAAAATATGGTTCCCGAAGATTTTTTACGTTTACTCATAAATAGTAAGTGTTTAGTGGGTAATTCTAGCGTTGGAATTAGAGAGTGTGCTTATCTGGGAGTACCAGTTGTAAACATAGGTACTCGGCAAAACGGAAGAGCAAGGGGGAATAATATGATAGATGTTTCTTATGTGTTGGATGAAATTAAATTAGCCATATTAAATAGAATTGAAGTTAAAGATGTTATATCTAATGATGCTATGTATGGCGATGGGAATTCAGGTGAGAAAATCGCTGATATTTTAGCAGAAGTTGAATTGCGTTTTCATAAAACTATTGCTTATTAATGAGGATTTTAGGACTTATACCAGCAAGAGGAGGCTCTAAATCCATACCTAAAAAGAACATTAAAATCCTTAATGGTAAGCCTTTAATTCAATATACCATTGAAGCTGCTCAAGATTCGAAAAAATTAACTAATTTAATTTTAAGTTCGGATGACGAAGCTATAATTGAAGTTGCAAAAAAACTTAATTTGGAAGTGCCTTTTGTGAGACCAAAACATCTTGCGGAAGATAAATCGCCCACTCTTGGGGTAATTCAGCATGCTTTAAAATTTTACGCTGAACAAAATATTTGTTTTGATGCAGTTTGCTTACTTCAAGTTACTAGTCCTTTTAAAACGGGTAAGTTTATAGATGAAGCTATAAAAAAGTTTAAAGAAAGTGATTGTGATGCTTTAGTTTCTGTTCAAAGAGTTCCAGATGACTATAACCCACATTGGACTTTTAAAAAAGACAAAAAAGGAAATTTAGAATTATTTACTGGTGAAAAAGAAATAGTTTCCAGACGTCAGGATTTACCAGAAGTGTATCATAGAGATGGACTAATCTATATTACAAAAACCAATGTTCTGTTAGAACAAAATTCTTTATACGGTTCCAAATTAGCTTATATAAAATCACCTTCGAATTATACCATAAATATTGATACTCTGGAAGATTGGAAAAAGGCAGAGGCTTTTTTAAACTTAAATAACATGTAGAATGTGTGGTATTGCAGGTCTTATTGGAACAGGAGATTATGAGTTTCAATTAAAAAGTATGCTAGAGCTTCAAGCTCACAGAGGTCCAGATTTTACAGGAACTTTCTTTGATAAAGGCTTTATTGCATTAGGACACAACAGACTTTCCATAATTGATTTATCCCAAAATGCTAATCAGCCTTTTAGAGATACTTCAGGCAGATATATAATGGTCTATAACGGTGAAATCTATAATTATTTAGAACTTAAAGAACATTTGAAGCACGACTACAATTTTAAAACCTCGTCTGATACTGAAGTATTATTGGGAGTTTTTATAAAGTATGGTAAAGATTGTTTAAAAATGCTTAATGGTATGTTTTCGTTTGCCATTTGGGATACGCTTAAAAAAGAATTATTTGCTGCAAGAGACCGTTTTGGTATCAAGCCATTTTATTATTATAAGAATAAAGATATATGTATTTTTTCTAGTGAAATCAAAGCGATTCATAATTCTGGAGTTAA encodes the following:
- the neuC gene encoding UDP-N-acetylglucosamine 2-epimerase, which encodes MSLRRICVVITARPSYSRIKTALTAIKKHPKLELQLVVAGSALLDRYGNAVDYIENDGFKIDAKVFMVLEGENKTSMAKTTGLGVMELANTFYNLKPDAVVTIADRFETLATSIAASYQNIPLIHVQGGEVTGNIDEKVRHANTKLADIHLVASEDAKARVIRMGEDADYVFNTGCPSIDIAYQVSKSPELNFNPITKYGGVGHTINWQEGYIVVMQHPVTTEYNQAKENVLTTLKVVHNLGIPTFWFWPNVDAGADGTSNGIRSYREIHKPENIHFFKNMVPEDFLRLLINSKCLVGNSSVGIRECAYLGVPVVNIGTRQNGRARGNNMIDVSYVLDEIKLAILNRIEVKDVISNDAMYGDGNSGEKIADILAEVELRFHKTIAY
- a CDS encoding acylneuraminate cytidylyltransferase family protein, giving the protein MRILGLIPARGGSKSIPKKNIKILNGKPLIQYTIEAAQDSKKLTNLILSSDDEAIIEVAKKLNLEVPFVRPKHLAEDKSPTLGVIQHALKFYAEQNICFDAVCLLQVTSPFKTGKFIDEAIKKFKESDCDALVSVQRVPDDYNPHWTFKKDKKGNLELFTGEKEIVSRRQDLPEVYHRDGLIYITKTNVLLEQNSLYGSKLAYIKSPSNYTINIDTLEDWKKAEAFLNLNNM